The Meles meles chromosome 6, mMelMel3.1 paternal haplotype, whole genome shotgun sequence genome has a window encoding:
- the RPS27L gene encoding 40S ribosomal protein S27-like yields the protein MPLARDLLHPSLEEEKKKHKKKRLVQSPNSYFMDVKCPGCYKITTVFSHAQTVVLCVGCSTVLCQPTGGKARLTEGCSFRRKQH from the exons ATGCCT TTGGCCAGAGATTTACTACATCCGTCcttggaagaggaaaagaaaaaacataaaaagaaacgGCTAGTTCAAAGCCCAAATTCCTATTTTATGGATGTAAAATGCCCAG GTTGCTACAAGATTACCACGGTTTTCAGCCATGCTCAGACGGTGGTTCTTTGTGTAGGCTGTTCAACGGTGCTGTGCCAGCCAACGGGAGGAAAGGCCAGACTCACAGAGG GGTGTTCATTTAGAAGAAAGCAACACTAA